TATTTATAGGAGGCGGAGACGCAGCCTGTTCCGCAAGAGGAGCCGGAATAGCGGACTACCATACGGCACAGAATAATATAGGAAGCAGTTCCTGGATATCCATTCTATCCCCCAGCCCGCTCATGGATTCAAAGAGACGAATTCAGAATTTTTATGATCTTGATGGTATTAATTTTAATATTTGCGGCACTGTTCAATCTGCTGGTATAGCCTTGGACTGGTTAGTGGATCAGATAGTAGGGGATTCAGAATCGATGGGCAGTAAATACCAATATTGTGACGACCTGGCAGGACAGTCCAAACCAGGGTCTGAAGGATTATTCTTTATTCCTTACATGATGGGTGAAAGAACTCCTCATTGGAACTCCTCTTTAAAAGGAGGTTTTCTGGGGCTTTCTCTGCATCATAAGAGGAAGGATATTTGCCGATCAGTGTACGAGGGAGTCGCTTTAGCTTTAAAAGATGTCCTGGATGTATTCAGTGAAAATGGAAAAAACGTAACAAGCCTCGCACTGACGGGAGGCGGTGCATCTTCATTGTTCTGGAATCAGATCATGAGCGATATCTATCAGAAGCCCGTAAAAATCCCCCATGCTCCTAAGCAGGCTACGAGCCTTGGAGCCGCCATGGCTGCAGCCGTAGGTATGAAGGTATATAAATCCTATAGCGAAGCAGCCCAGCTTGTTAAAACAGAAAGGGAAATACTGCCTCTTGAAGAGAATATAGAAACCTATGAAGGAATTCACAGGATCTTCAAAAGTATTTACCCGACCTATTCACAGTTATCAAATATATTAATTGATAAATCATAGAGGATTGAAATGAATATTGCCCAGATTGAAAAGAAAAATGCCTTAAGATTTATAGAGATATCCAAACCGACACCGATGGAGGATGAAGTTCTGATTGAAGTCATGGCCAGTGGCATTTGCGGCACCGATGTCCACATTTACCAGGGTGATTACAAAGGAAGTTATCCAATAATACCCGGACATGAGTTTTCTGGAATCATCCAAGAAGTCGGAGACAAAGTCAGAAACTTCAAGATAGGAGACAGAGTCACTATTGAACCGAATTTATCTTGTGGGACCTGCTATGACTGCTTGAGCAATCGCCAGCACTTTTGCCAGAATGTACAATCGGTTGGCGTCACAAAACCTGGCGGGATGGCACAATATGTATGCGTTCCTGAAAGGGCTGTTTTTCCAATAGGAGATCTAAGTTTTGAAGAAGCCGCTTTTATGGAACCCCTATCCTGTGTTCTCCATGGTGTAGAGCAGGTTAATCCAGGCCTTTCGGATTCGCTGCTCATCATCGGAGCCGGTCCCATTGGCCTTCTGCTGCTGCAGAGCTTTCTGGTAAAGGGATGCTCACGTGTAGACGTCATAGACAAAGATGAATCAAGACTGAAAATGGCGACAGCTATGGGTGCATCTTCAATCTCTACACAGTTGGATGTTAATAAAAAAGAATCCTACCATATCGTCTGTGATGCTACTGGTGTCACCTTTATTATGGAAGAAACGTTAAATTATGTGCGCCCCTCAGGGCGGATTTTATGGTTTGCGGTCCCCCATGTTGATGCTGAGATCAAGGTACATCCCTTTAAAATGTTTGAGAAAGAAATTTCAATTTTTTCTTCTTATACATCTTGTCGGAACTCATGGCAGGCACTTGAAATGATACAAAATAAAAGAATCAACGTCAGTAAACTGATTTCTCACAGAATTCCGTTAAAAGATTTTGAGAAAGGCTTGAAAATTCTGCAGAACCATTCTGAACCTGCAATGAAGATTCTAGTTCTACCACAGGAGGATTAATATGAGATCTATTGGAATATACTACGCCTATTGGACGGACAGCTGGGAGGCCGATTTCCTTCCCTTTATCCCGAAGGTTAAAGCCCTTGGTTTTGATCAGCTTGAAATCAATGGCGGTGCCCTTGTAAAACTCACAGGGCAGCAAAGAATGAAGCTCAAAGAAAGTGCAGAAGAAAACGGCATATCTCTCAGCTATGGCATTGGACTAACTGCGAACTATGATGTGTCTTCACTCAATGAAAATATACGCCGGGAAGGTGTTAATTTCATGAAACGCATGATAAGTGCTGTGGCCGATATGGGAGGTGGTATGATTGGGGGGACCGTTCATAGTTACTGGCCCGCTACTCCACCCGGGAATCTATCGGTTAAAGAAAATATATTAAAAAAAAGCCATCAGAGCATGAAAGAAATGATACCTCTGGCAGAAGACTTGAATGTCATATTGAATGTAGAAGTCATCAATCGATTTGAACAATTTCTTCTCAATACTTGCCAGGAAGCTGTTGATTATGTCGAAGAAGTGAACAGTCCGAACTGTAAAATTCTCTTAGATACTTTCCATATGAACATTGAGGAAGATTCCTTTTTCGATGCCATTAAATTGGCAGGCCCTCACCTTGCAGCTCTGCATCTGGGTGAAACAAACAGAAAGCCGCCTGGATGCGGAAGAATACCCTGGGCCGAAATCAAAACCGCCCTGGATGCTATTGATTTTAATGGGCCACTGGTCATGGAACCATTTATCAGACCGGGAGGGCAGGTTG
This Oceanispirochaeta sp. DNA region includes the following protein-coding sequences:
- a CDS encoding FGGY-family carbohydrate kinase; this encodes KENYPDLYKKTFSFVQSKDFIAGKLTGHHGITDYSDASLTCALDLSTRKWSPEILEMNKLSIDKFPELLRSHDKGGILKKEQADLLHLPQGLPVFIGGGDAACSARGAGIADYHTAQNNIGSSSWISILSPSPLMDSKRRIQNFYDLDGINFNICGTVQSAGIALDWLVDQIVGDSESMGSKYQYCDDLAGQSKPGSEGLFFIPYMMGERTPHWNSSLKGGFLGLSLHHKRKDICRSVYEGVALALKDVLDVFSENGKNVTSLALTGGGASSLFWNQIMSDIYQKPVKIPHAPKQATSLGAAMAAAVGMKVYKSYSEAAQLVKTEREILPLEENIETYEGIHRIFKSIYPTYSQLSNILIDKS
- a CDS encoding zinc-dependent alcohol dehydrogenase family protein — encoded protein: MNIAQIEKKNALRFIEISKPTPMEDEVLIEVMASGICGTDVHIYQGDYKGSYPIIPGHEFSGIIQEVGDKVRNFKIGDRVTIEPNLSCGTCYDCLSNRQHFCQNVQSVGVTKPGGMAQYVCVPERAVFPIGDLSFEEAAFMEPLSCVLHGVEQVNPGLSDSLLIIGAGPIGLLLLQSFLVKGCSRVDVIDKDESRLKMATAMGASSISTQLDVNKKESYHIVCDATGVTFIMEETLNYVRPSGRILWFAVPHVDAEIKVHPFKMFEKEISIFSSYTSCRNSWQALEMIQNKRINVSKLISHRIPLKDFEKGLKILQNHSEPAMKILVLPQED
- a CDS encoding sugar phosphate isomerase/epimerase translates to MRSIGIYYAYWTDSWEADFLPFIPKVKALGFDQLEINGGALVKLTGQQRMKLKESAEENGISLSYGIGLTANYDVSSLNENIRREGVNFMKRMISAVADMGGGMIGGTVHSYWPATPPGNLSVKENILKKSHQSMKEMIPLAEDLNVILNVEVINRFEQFLLNTCQEAVDYVEEVNSPNCKILLDTFHMNIEEDSFFDAIKLAGPHLAALHLGETNRKPPGCGRIPWAEIKTALDAIDFNGPLVMEPFIRPGGQVGKDIALWRDLMPGADLDKEATKAADFVRKTLC